A single region of the Acidobacteriota bacterium genome encodes:
- a CDS encoding DUF1501 domain-containing protein — protein MKKIGCLTCTEAELGRRDFLRVGSVGALGLSLSQILEWESLMAGPAAPAARAKKGEACILLWLGGGPSQMDTWDPKTNSAFKPIATNVDGIQISEILPLTARHMDKLSVIRSMHTEENNHPQGHHYVLTGHRPNAADKFPSFPSIITKELGPRGEVPPHVLCPGWDSADAKRYNDLFRSAFLGANYDPMILADRGEKGIDVTDLVLPQSFPVESLENRSSFLKIVDSYYRQKVELAEFSNMDGFREKALQMILSPAVRDAFDLSQEPEKMKEAYGKHKFGQSVLLARRLVEAGSRFVTASGYSHNVWDTHGDNDAKHRDELVPPLDRALSTLLEDLHQRGFLETTVVLVMGEFGRTPHMNPNNGRDHWPECWSVALGGGGIRGGQIVGASDERGGYVAERMVTMGDLHATIYKALGIDWNKELMSPTGRPIKIANSIDDMTGVPLKELV, from the coding sequence ATGAAGAAAATCGGTTGCCTGACCTGTACCGAAGCGGAGCTGGGTCGACGGGATTTCCTGCGGGTGGGCTCGGTGGGCGCACTCGGCCTCAGCTTGAGCCAGATTCTGGAGTGGGAGAGCCTGATGGCCGGCCCGGCCGCTCCGGCGGCTCGAGCCAAAAAGGGGGAAGCCTGCATCCTCCTCTGGCTGGGGGGTGGTCCCAGTCAGATGGATACCTGGGATCCTAAAACCAACAGCGCCTTCAAACCCATCGCCACCAACGTCGACGGCATCCAGATCTCGGAGATCCTGCCCTTGACGGCCCGGCACATGGACAAGCTCTCCGTGATTCGGTCCATGCATACCGAGGAGAACAATCATCCTCAGGGGCACCACTATGTTTTGACGGGGCATCGCCCCAACGCCGCCGACAAGTTCCCCAGCTTTCCTTCCATCATCACCAAGGAACTGGGCCCCCGGGGAGAAGTACCGCCGCATGTCCTCTGCCCCGGTTGGGACTCGGCCGACGCCAAACGCTACAACGATCTGTTTCGTTCCGCTTTCCTGGGCGCCAACTACGATCCCATGATCCTGGCGGACCGGGGTGAGAAGGGGATCGACGTCACAGATCTGGTCCTGCCCCAGTCCTTTCCCGTGGAGAGCCTGGAGAACCGCAGTTCCTTTCTCAAGATTGTGGACAGCTACTACCGCCAGAAGGTGGAGTTGGCCGAGTTCTCCAACATGGACGGCTTCCGGGAGAAGGCCCTTCAGATGATCCTGTCCCCGGCGGTCCGGGACGCCTTCGATCTTTCTCAAGAGCCGGAGAAGATGAAGGAGGCTTACGGCAAGCACAAGTTCGGGCAGAGCGTCCTGCTGGCCCGGCGCCTGGTGGAAGCCGGCAGCCGCTTCGTCACCGCCTCCGGTTACAGCCACAACGTTTGGGACACGCATGGCGACAACGACGCCAAGCACCGGGACGAGTTGGTGCCTCCTTTGGACCGGGCGCTATCGACCCTGCTGGAGGACCTGCACCAGAGGGGTTTCCTGGAAACCACCGTAGTCCTGGTGATGGGCGAGTTCGGCCGCACCCCCCACATGAACCCGAACAATGGCCGCGACCACTGGCCCGAGTGCTGGTCTGTGGCCCTGGGAGGCGGGGGGATCCGAGGGGGACAGATTGTCGGCGCCAGCGACGAACGGGGCGGTTACGTGGCCGAGCGCATGGTCACCATGGGT
- a CDS encoding SDR family oxidoreductase, which translates to MEAKRVLVTGAGTGIGRGIALEFAAEGAAVVLHYCHSSAGCQSAVEEIRSSGGRAFAVGADFRRMESVQGLAATSAELLGGIDVLVNNSGVTANSPFEETSPHQFDTLFDINFKAMFFLTQAVLPAMVEQDRGAVINLTSVHAYAGLVEHSVYAASKGAIVAFTREVSLELIQKGVRVNAIAPGWVRVPNQERVLGENFDWEAAGKTLPAGFVGTPRDIGRLAVFLASEESRYIVGQTLVIDGGQLAIMPNTGDFRGRRRFRFGEDYVGVP; encoded by the coding sequence ATGGAGGCGAAGCGCGTCCTGGTCACGGGCGCGGGGACCGGGATTGGGCGGGGCATCGCCTTGGAGTTCGCCGCCGAGGGAGCCGCGGTGGTGCTCCACTACTGTCACAGCAGCGCCGGCTGCCAGTCGGCCGTGGAGGAGATCCGGAGTTCCGGGGGGCGAGCCTTTGCCGTGGGCGCCGATTTCCGTCGGATGGAGTCGGTCCAGGGCCTGGCGGCAACCTCGGCAGAGCTTCTGGGCGGAATCGACGTCTTGGTCAACAACTCCGGCGTAACGGCGAACAGCCCGTTCGAGGAGACCAGTCCCCACCAATTCGACACTCTCTTCGACATCAACTTCAAAGCCATGTTCTTTCTGACCCAGGCGGTGCTGCCCGCAATGGTCGAACAGGATAGGGGCGCGGTCATCAATCTGACTTCGGTCCATGCCTATGCGGGTTTGGTCGAGCACTCGGTCTACGCCGCCTCCAAGGGAGCCATCGTGGCGTTCACCCGCGAGGTCTCGTTGGAGCTGATCCAGAAGGGGGTTCGCGTCAACGCCATCGCGCCGGGCTGGGTCCGGGTCCCGAATCAGGAGAGGGTCCTGGGAGAGAATTTCGACTGGGAAGCGGCCGGGAAGACGCTGCCCGCCGGTTTCGTCGGCACTCCCCGGGACATCGGCCGTCTGGCCGTCTTTCTGGCGTCCGAGGAATCGCGCTACATCGTGGGACAAACGCTGGTCATCGACGGAGGCCAACTGGCGATCATGCCCAATACGGGCGATTTCCGTGGCCGGCGCCGTTTCCGGTTCGGAGAGGATTACGTGGGAGTTCCCTGA
- a CDS encoding DUF1501 domain-containing protein, with amino-acid sequence MKHSRSPMHRREFLGTTARLGAGLGASAVAGGFASRQATAAARTGTDSGERPKATADTCIFVWLAGGMCHLDTFDPKLKGNGEEIAGSYYNPIPTSVPGIQVCEHLPRVAERMDRFAIVRSVNHRFNEHTQAVDFVHTGRLASGTIVYPSIGSIVAHQLGGFDPKAPAYVVVGNPMQPRGPGFLGGKSNFVYLIDTEAGPAGLRLPGGVSVQEYEDWTRTLKSFSEPYLEKHAETPMVQAYASVMDRGFEMMSPKFQSAFSVKEEPAELREAYGKEFGQRLLLSRRLVENGIRFVECSFNLHFINGYGWDAHAFAQKRVHLLIRQLDRGLSVLVEDLERRRLLDRTLVVVATEFGRPPEFDGQGGRGHQCGGYSVVLFGGGVRGGQAIGATDELGREIVERPVSIPDLHATIHRALGIDPEEPLMTPGGRPVPITDFGRPVEELFS; translated from the coding sequence ATGAAACACTCCAGGTCCCCAATGCATCGGCGAGAGTTTCTCGGAACCACGGCGCGGCTCGGCGCGGGTTTGGGCGCGTCCGCGGTCGCAGGCGGATTTGCGTCGCGCCAGGCGACGGCGGCGGCAAGAACCGGGACCGACTCCGGCGAAAGGCCGAAAGCGACGGCCGACACCTGCATCTTCGTCTGGCTGGCCGGCGGCATGTGTCATCTCGACACGTTCGACCCCAAGCTCAAGGGGAACGGCGAGGAGATCGCGGGAAGCTACTACAACCCCATCCCCACCAGCGTGCCGGGGATCCAGGTCTGCGAGCACCTGCCCCGGGTCGCGGAACGCATGGACCGCTTCGCCATCGTCCGGTCGGTGAACCACCGGTTCAACGAACACACGCAGGCCGTCGACTTCGTGCACACGGGCCGATTGGCGAGCGGGACCATCGTCTACCCCTCCATCGGTTCCATCGTGGCCCATCAACTGGGCGGATTTGACCCCAAGGCGCCCGCCTACGTGGTGGTGGGCAATCCCATGCAGCCCAGGGGACCGGGATTCCTGGGCGGCAAGTCAAACTTCGTCTACCTGATCGATACGGAGGCCGGACCGGCCGGGCTCCGGCTGCCCGGCGGGGTTTCGGTTCAGGAGTATGAAGACTGGACCCGGACGCTGAAGAGCTTCTCCGAGCCGTATCTGGAGAAGCATGCCGAGACGCCCATGGTCCAGGCCTACGCCTCGGTCATGGATCGGGGTTTTGAAATGATGAGCCCGAAGTTTCAGAGCGCCTTCTCGGTGAAGGAGGAGCCGGCTGAATTGCGCGAGGCCTACGGGAAGGAGTTCGGGCAGCGGCTGTTGTTGTCGAGGCGCCTGGTGGAGAACGGAATTCGATTCGTCGAGTGCTCGTTCAACCTGCACTTCATCAACGGCTACGGGTGGGACGCGCACGCGTTCGCCCAGAAACGGGTCCACCTGCTGATCCGGCAACTCGACCGGGGCTTGTCGGTGCTGGTGGAAGACCTGGAACGGCGGCGCCTGCTGGACCGGACCTTGGTGGTGGTGGCGACGGAGTTCGGCCGCCCGCCGGAATTCGACGGGCAGGGAGGCCGTGGACACCAGTGCGGCGGCTACTCCGTCGTGCTGTTCGGTGGCGGTGTCCGGGGCGGCCAGGCCATCGGGGCCACCGACGAACTGGGCAGGGAGATTGTGGAACGGCCCGTTTCCATCCCCGATCTGCATGCCACGATCCATCGGGCGTTGGGCATCGATCCCGAAGAACCTCTCATGACGCCCGGCGGCCGGCCGGTCCCCATCACCGATTTCGGCCGGCCGGTGGAAGAACTGTTCAGTTGA
- a CDS encoding SMP-30/gluconolactonase/LRE family protein, translated as MTRGSPEYQIAADLRCTVGEGPVWHPGEGRLYWTDILSSRIYWYEPATGESRLCYEGRMVGGMTLQADGSLLFFMDRCTVAVWRDGRVAGTLLEEIPAESGGRFNDVIADPGGRVFAGAMPFEDLERKRGRLYRLDRDGSYEVVLEGVGIPNGMAFTSDRRSFYFIDSLENVVWKFDYDPRTGDIGRKRAFLRFDAARDGHADGMTLDAEDNLWIAMAMGGKVLQFGADGSRKRTIELPARFTASVAFGGEDLSDLYVTTGNHPEDEDLGPAAGALIVLKPGSTGVPEFRSRLGT; from the coding sequence ATGACCCGCGGATCCCCTGAGTACCAGATCGCAGCCGATCTCCGTTGCACGGTCGGGGAAGGGCCGGTCTGGCACCCCGGCGAGGGCAGGCTCTACTGGACAGACATCCTGTCGAGCCGGATCTACTGGTACGAACCCGCCACCGGCGAGAGCCGGCTCTGTTACGAAGGCCGGATGGTGGGCGGGATGACACTCCAGGCAGACGGCTCGCTGCTGTTTTTCATGGACCGGTGCACCGTGGCGGTCTGGAGGGACGGCCGGGTCGCCGGAACGCTCCTGGAGGAGATCCCGGCCGAGTCCGGCGGGCGTTTCAACGACGTCATCGCCGATCCCGGGGGCCGGGTTTTCGCCGGCGCCATGCCCTTCGAAGATCTGGAACGGAAGCGGGGACGTCTTTACCGGCTGGATCGCGACGGATCATACGAAGTGGTGCTGGAAGGGGTTGGAATCCCCAACGGCATGGCTTTCACCTCCGACCGCCGTTCCTTCTACTTCATCGACTCCCTGGAAAACGTGGTCTGGAAATTCGACTACGATCCCCGCACCGGCGACATCGGCCGGAAGCGCGCCTTTCTGCGATTCGACGCCGCCCGCGACGGGCACGCCGACGGCATGACCCTGGACGCCGAGGACAACCTCTGGATCGCCATGGCCATGGGGGGAAAGGTGCTCCAGTTCGGCGCCGACGGCAGCCGGAAGCGGACCATCGAACTGCCGGCCAGGTTCACCGCCAGCGTGGCCTTCGGAGGAGAGGACCTTTCGGACCTCTACGTCACTACCGGGAACCATCCGGAAGACGAGGACCTGGGACCGGCGGCCGGTGCCCTCATCGTCCTCAAGCCCGGTTCCACGGGCGTGCCCGAGTTCCGGTCCCGCCTCGGGACCTGA
- a CDS encoding outer membrane beta-barrel protein, protein MNRAARPRRLPPLSIHRGLSAVSVTVLLILLARMVPALAQDRGFYVGVTAPMEYLDVTFEKTVDNTDPNTLVPAPQAGQILQDQDSSKSLTYGFGFVAGYHLPFPGTGFFASVEFDVELPRGTVDGRLPGIGSSPGRNQLGESWPEDWSFEKKRSYGVAFKLGGSPGPLNFWDLRLYGLAGIRLVEAEFTTRFNGCLSPVPCATGEFTSGTTSRDQDYKGWVAGAGVEKMLGDHIGFRAEVRRPKSGNERWTTPFSDVAVTVPASVTARGTHLSIGLITYF, encoded by the coding sequence ATGAACCGAGCGGCCCGGCCACGGCGCCTCCCCCCATTATCGATCCATCGAGGGTTGTCCGCCGTATCGGTGACCGTACTCCTGATCCTCTTGGCCCGGATGGTCCCGGCGCTTGCCCAGGACCGGGGCTTTTACGTCGGCGTCACGGCTCCCATGGAATATCTCGACGTCACCTTCGAGAAGACCGTCGACAACACCGACCCGAACACTCTGGTGCCTGCGCCGCAGGCCGGCCAGATTCTCCAGGACCAGGATTCCTCCAAATCCCTGACCTATGGATTCGGCTTCGTAGCCGGCTATCACCTGCCCTTTCCGGGGACCGGTTTTTTCGCGAGTGTCGAATTCGACGTCGAGCTGCCCCGCGGCACGGTGGACGGCCGATTGCCGGGGATCGGATCGTCCCCCGGCCGCAATCAGCTTGGAGAGAGCTGGCCGGAAGACTGGTCGTTCGAGAAAAAGCGGAGCTACGGAGTGGCGTTCAAGCTGGGCGGCAGCCCCGGCCCGCTGAATTTCTGGGATCTGCGCCTCTACGGCCTCGCAGGCATCCGTCTCGTTGAAGCGGAGTTCACGACTCGCTTCAACGGCTGCCTGAGTCCCGTCCCCTGCGCAACCGGCGAGTTCACGTCGGGAACGACTTCCCGCGACCAGGATTACAAGGGCTGGGTGGCCGGCGCCGGAGTGGAAAAAATGCTCGGCGATCACATCGGGTTTCGCGCGGAGGTGCGCCGTCCGAAGTCTGGCAATGAACGCTGGACCACGCCCTTCAGCGACGTTGCAGTGACCGTCCCCGCCAGTGTGACGGCCCGCGGCACCCACCTGTCGATCGGCCTGATCACCTACTTCTAA
- a CDS encoding YbaN family protein, which yields MLIRPLLVVAGSISVALGIAGIFLPLLPTTPFLLLAAACYVRSSPRLYRWLMNHRWTGDYIRDYREKRGLPLRTKILLVLLLWATVGWSAYQLPHPWVQALLAIVAIVIPVVILRLPTRKP from the coding sequence ATGCTGATCAGACCCCTTCTCGTCGTCGCCGGGAGCATCTCGGTGGCGCTGGGAATCGCCGGCATCTTCCTGCCCCTGCTCCCCACGACCCCCTTTCTGCTACTGGCCGCCGCCTGCTACGTCCGCAGTTCTCCCCGCCTCTACCGTTGGCTGATGAACCACCGCTGGACCGGGGATTACATTCGCGACTATCGAGAGAAACGAGGCCTGCCGCTTCGGACCAAGATCCTGCTGGTTCTGCTGCTCTGGGCCACCGTCGGCTGGTCCGCCTACCAACTCCCGCATCCGTGGGTGCAGGCACTTCTGGCCATTGTTGCCATCGTGATCCCTGTCGTCATCCTGCGTCTCCCCACCCGCAAGCCGTGA
- a CDS encoding DUF1553 domain-containing protein: protein MRSFLTSIASLWLGLSAAYGSHSMRPAPSHDPALLSARIFPESATLREKGASQRFLVIGRFADGLERDLTSSSRFGLGDTGLANVDEAGKVSALADGETELEAEIQGHTLRAAVRVVDSGRETPLSFERAVSPVLTKSGCNGSGCHGGVKGRGGFKLSLNSLNPREDYDWIVRGGVYHVLSPEAGEPLVPRIDLAEPAESLLLKKPTFAIPHGGGPRFDTDSQEYGAIVNWVRKGAPFEPEGGVTVPRVEEVAVYPEEIVLDGKGVHRLAVTAKLSDGRTRDISEEVRYESQNRAVAKVDADGVVTAVKTGETNVLVRAAGHTVHARIGVIAEPIADYPEVPEWNFIDRHVIAKLKRFHLIPSELSDDSEFLRRVCLDVIGTLPPPNRVREFLEDPGPDKRNQLIEILLDSPEFVDFWTFRFADLLRLVQEPNYSQLYYEWIRTSVASNTPYDQMARERLDAQGRDRPSRHYYENNSQPERILSEELRVYTGRRFDCAQCHDHPFEPWSQDQFWGLAAFFGNLDFIGYYDIAFDNPAGGYGDKGKAGPLKHPRKKTVLHPEFLDGTPLAEELRPNQRRELAKWLTSHPYFAEAFVNRIWGYFFGRGIVDPVDDFKASNPPTHPELLNALAADFRENGHDLKRLIRTIVQSRTYQLSSRPNENNRGDQINYSHFLPRPLEAEVLLDAISHVAGVPEVFHEKPESPEGQPPPGTRAIQLKAPVRYFSHFLDLYGRPMRYAVPERDAGPSVSQALHLYAGKTYTEKLTREGGRISRLVQEETPQGDIIEHLYLASLSRLPTGEEKDQLEAVLANIKMPGRKQAFADLTWALLTSREFAYNH from the coding sequence ATGAGATCGTTCCTCACCTCTATCGCTTCCCTCTGGCTCGGTCTTTCCGCGGCCTACGGAAGCCACTCCATGCGGCCGGCTCCGAGTCATGATCCGGCGTTGCTGTCGGCTCGGATTTTTCCCGAATCGGCCACGCTTCGGGAGAAGGGGGCCTCGCAGCGGTTTCTGGTCATCGGGAGGTTCGCCGACGGTTTGGAGCGGGACCTCACCTCTTCAAGCCGATTCGGCCTCGGAGATACGGGCCTGGCAAACGTCGACGAGGCGGGCAAGGTCAGCGCTCTGGCGGATGGCGAGACGGAACTCGAAGCCGAGATCCAGGGCCACACACTCAGGGCCGCGGTGCGAGTCGTGGATTCGGGAAGGGAAACCCCGCTGAGCTTCGAGCGCGCCGTCTCACCTGTTCTCACCAAGAGCGGCTGCAACGGCAGCGGCTGTCATGGTGGAGTCAAGGGCAGGGGCGGCTTCAAGCTGTCGCTCAACTCGTTGAATCCACGCGAGGATTACGACTGGATCGTGAGGGGGGGCGTCTACCATGTGCTCTCGCCAGAGGCGGGTGAACCGCTGGTTCCGCGGATCGATCTGGCCGAGCCGGCCGAAAGTCTTCTCCTGAAGAAACCGACCTTTGCCATTCCCCACGGCGGCGGCCCCCGCTTCGATACGGATTCCCAGGAATACGGGGCGATCGTGAACTGGGTCCGGAAAGGCGCTCCCTTCGAGCCGGAAGGAGGCGTCACCGTTCCGCGGGTCGAGGAGGTGGCGGTCTACCCCGAGGAAATCGTCCTGGATGGCAAGGGAGTCCATCGTTTGGCGGTCACGGCCAAATTGTCCGACGGCCGGACCCGGGACATCAGCGAGGAGGTTCGCTACGAATCCCAGAACCGGGCCGTGGCCAAGGTGGATGCCGACGGCGTGGTCACCGCCGTCAAGACCGGTGAGACCAACGTCCTGGTGCGAGCCGCCGGCCACACGGTTCACGCCCGCATCGGCGTCATCGCAGAACCCATCGCCGACTATCCCGAAGTCCCCGAGTGGAACTTCATCGACCGGCACGTCATCGCCAAGCTGAAGCGGTTTCACCTGATTCCGTCAGAGCTCTCGGACGACTCCGAATTCCTGAGGCGGGTCTGCCTGGACGTCATCGGCACCCTGCCGCCTCCGAACCGGGTCCGGGAGTTCCTGGAGGACCCGGGTCCGGACAAACGGAACCAGCTCATCGAGATTCTGCTGGACTCGCCGGAATTCGTGGATTTCTGGACCTTCCGGTTTGCCGATCTCTTGCGGCTGGTGCAGGAACCCAACTACAGCCAGCTCTACTATGAGTGGATTCGAACCAGCGTCGCGTCCAACACGCCGTACGATCAGATGGCCCGGGAGCGTCTGGACGCCCAGGGACGGGACCGGCCCTCGCGGCACTACTATGAGAACAACTCGCAGCCGGAGCGGATCCTCTCCGAAGAGTTGCGCGTCTACACGGGACGGCGCTTCGACTGCGCCCAGTGCCACGACCATCCCTTCGAGCCCTGGTCCCAGGATCAGTTCTGGGGGCTGGCCGCCTTCTTCGGGAATCTCGACTTCATCGGCTACTACGACATCGCCTTCGACAACCCGGCCGGCGGGTACGGAGACAAGGGGAAGGCGGGGCCGTTGAAGCATCCCCGGAAAAAGACCGTGCTCCATCCGGAATTCCTGGACGGGACGCCGTTGGCCGAAGAGTTGCGGCCCAACCAGCGCCGGGAGTTGGCCAAGTGGCTCACCTCTCATCCCTACTTCGCCGAAGCCTTCGTCAATCGGATCTGGGGCTACTTCTTCGGGAGGGGGATCGTGGATCCGGTGGACGATTTCAAGGCCTCCAATCCGCCGACGCACCCGGAGTTGCTCAATGCGCTCGCCGCCGATTTCCGGGAGAACGGCCACGACCTCAAGCGCCTGATTCGGACGATCGTACAGTCCAGAACCTACCAGTTGTCGAGCCGGCCGAACGAGAACAACCGCGGCGACCAGATCAACTATTCCCATTTCCTGCCCAGGCCGCTGGAAGCGGAGGTTCTGCTGGACGCCATCTCCCACGTGGCCGGCGTGCCGGAAGTCTTTCACGAGAAGCCGGAGTCGCCGGAGGGACAGCCTCCACCAGGAACGCGAGCCATCCAGTTGAAGGCTCCGGTGCGTTATTTCTCGCATTTCCTGGACCTTTACGGCCGCCCGATGCGATACGCGGTCCCCGAGCGCGACGCCGGCCCCAGCGTCTCCCAGGCCCTGCACCTCTACGCCGGGAAGACCTATACCGAGAAACTGACCCGGGAGGGCGGACGGATCAGCCGGTTGGTCCAGGAGGAGACCCCGCAGGGGGACATCATCGAACATCTCTACCTGGCGTCATTGTCCCGCCTGCCCACGGGCGAGGAAAAAGACCAGTTGGAAGCGGTGTTGGCGAATATCAAGATGCCGGGCCGGAAGCAGGCGTTCGCCGATCTGACCTGGGCATTGCTCACATCCAGGGAGTTTGCGTATAACCATTAA